GAAGCACCCGCGACTCAATAAACAGCGGGATGAGTGCCACAGGAAAGAACATTCCGGACGTCAATAAGGCGTGCAGGTGCTTGGCACCTCGGACATACCTGCGCGATATTGGAAACGCAAGTGTAACGCTGAAAACAAGCGCAATCACGGTCGGGACCAATGTGTACAGAATGGAGTTGAGAAAATACGAGCCCATTGAGGCCGTTTGCCAAGCCTGCGGAAAGTTGCTCCACGTAATCGGAGCGGGAATCGACATCGAATGAATCAAAAACTGTTGTTGGCTCTGTAAGGAGATGTTCAAGACATAAATCAACGGACCGAAATAGAAGATAATCACGATAAGCCCCGTTGTAATCAGCAACCTAAGCCAGTTCTTAGATAGGTCGGCCCCGAGGAAACTCACGACATTGCCTCCTCCCTGCGCGTTAAATATTTCTGCAAGACGAGAACCACAACGACTGTCAAGATGAACTGCAACACCCCAATACCAGCACCAAGTCCGAGGTTGCTTGAACCCTGGAAGGCGGTGTTAAACATGTACATACCAAGCGTATTGGTATTGTTGGTACCATCCGTGAGTACGTAAATCAGGTCGTAAGTACGAAGCGACCCAGCAGCAGCGAGAATGACGTTGACTGTGACACTCGGGGCAATCATCGGGAAGGTGATCCTCCAGAAGTTAGTCCACCCCGTCGCACCATCGATTTTTGCTGCCTCCGTGAGTTCTTTTGGTACCGTATTAATGCCTGCGATGAAAACCACTGTCGTGAACCCAAGATTTGCCCATATCTGAACAAAGATGACGAGCGGCAAAGCCCAAGATGTCGATCCGAAGAAGGCAGACGACGTCCCAAACCATCCCAGCACCGATGCCGCCGGACCGCCTGACGGGGAGAAAATCAATGTCCACATCAAACCGATAATGGTCACGCCGAGCACTGCTGGCATAAATACAAGCGTTCGGAAAAACCTGACCCCTGGGAATTTTTTGCTCAGCGCATTTGCCATCCACAACCCAAGGAGGTTCTGGAGAATGGTCACGCCAGCCGCAAACAAGAGTGTGTCTTTCACCGACTGAATGATGCCCTGTGAATCATTCACGAAGATGTGAACATAATTTGCGAGACCAATAAAGGTGGTTGGCAGCCCAGGCACGGCGGTAAAGTTTGTGAAAGAGATGATGAGCGTCGAAATTGACGGCACAATCCCAAACAGCACAAATACAAGCAATCCGGGAATCATTGTGAGATAGATGACCGTTCTTTGTCGGCCTTTAAACACATTACTCAATGGGGATTACTCCTTACCGTTGAGATAATATCGTGCACTTGAGACCGGAACGGAGCCTCTGGCACGAGGCCCCGCCAAACTGCGGTCTGCGTGGACTTATTTCGAAGCCTGATCTTGAGATTGTTGGTATTCCTGAGCGAGCTTGTCTGGCGTAATTCCGCCTTGCAGCATCTTCAACTGCTCATTCCAGAAGTTCGTTGGTTGCAGGTAATACGGGCCACTCGGAATCATCCAATCGGGGGTCTGGCTGATTACCCGGCCCGTACCAAACCACTTGCCCATGATGGTGGCTGTGGCACTCGTGTACGTTCCTTGTTCACTCGGCGAAATGCCGGTCATCTGCACGTACTGGTTGTAAATGTCTTTGGATGCAAAGAAGTTCAACCATTCTTCTGCTAGGGCCTTGTGTTTGCTGTTGTTCAGCACGACCCATGTCAAATCCGGGTTCGCGATAGATTGATTGTTCGAAGCGGTGTTTGAACCGGGAATTGGGAAGTACCCAATCTGCATCTTCGGATTGGCTTGAAGCACCGAAGAGAGGTCCCAAGATCCGTCAAGTAACATCGCTGCCTTGCCAGCAGCAAAGTCGCCAGGCATCTGCTGCCAGTTTTCCCCGGCATAGTTTGGCTCTAAATAATTCTTCGCAAAGTTTTGTTCCCTTTGGAACGCTTTGATCATAGCCGGATCTGTCCACTTAACCTTGCCAGAGGCAAGCGCGGCACTTGCACTCGCATCACCCAGGGTCGGAGCCAGCAGAGACTGCATGAATGGATCCATCATGAACTGCACATACAACGTGGCGCCACCTGCGAGTCCAGTCCACACCGGTGTGACACCATGCGATTTGAGGACATTACTGACGTTTACGAATTCGTTATAGGTGGTCGGAGGCTGTAGGTTGTACTTGGCAAAAATGTCCTTGTTATAGAACAGACCTGTTTGGTAAACGCCAGTGACCATGCCGTAATCCTTGCCGTTGTACGCAGCTGCACCAAGGTCGCTGGCGCTGAAATTGGCGACCCAGGGTTCATTGTTCAGGGGCATAAAGACGTTGTTTGCCGCCCATTGCTGCACGTTGGTCATATTGTTGCTGGTCATTTTTTGCGGCATCGGATTGAACGGTTGAATGGCCATAATGTCTGCCGTACCAGCCTGGACCGCGGTTTGCTGCGCAGTTTGATAACCTGCTGTATCATTCGCGGTTGTCTGCAGCTGTACTTGTACCCCGTACTTTTGTTCGAATTCCGAGTTAATCTTCTTGACGGCCGCAACGGCTGGCGGGTTGACCCACATGATGATCTTGAGCGGCCCCTTATCGCTTGTACTGGACGACTGCGCATTGTTGGATGGCGATGAGTTGTTGCCGCTGCTCGCAGTCTGGTTTGTCGTGGTGGTGCCACATCCAGCAACGAGTGCAGCGGACAAAGCCACGATGGCGAAAGGCGAAAGCGTTTTCCCGATTTTTTTAACTCCCACTACTGTTCTCCCCCTTATTCACTATCAAAGAATGTTGCATTCAACAAAGCGTATGGAGCCGTTCGTCACCCCCTTTAAAGGCCCTTTTCAATCTGTATTGGCAAGGAATTCTTTCACAAGTAGACTCGCTCCCACAACTCCTGAGCGGTCTCCGAGTTGAGCGGGAACAATCTTGATAGACCTGCTAGCCAATGCAGATGCATAAACGGAAAAAAATTCGCGCAGCGGTTCAAACAGGACGGGCCCTGCCAGAGACACCCCGCCGCCAATGACGACAATCGACGGATCGAGAATGGTACAGTAATTCGAGAGAGCAAAAGCTAAATCCTGAGCAGCCTGGCGAAAGACAGCGACGGCGTCCGGTTCTCCGGCTGTTGCGCGTTCTGACAGGGTCTTGGCGGTGATTTCCTGCGGCCCAACGCGTCGTTGATATGCCCGTATCAACATCGGTCCTGATACGAGCGTCTCTAGACAACCCCGTTTTCCGCAGGCACAGATGTTTCCGTCTGGTTGTACAATAGTGTGGCCAATTTCACCAGCAACTGAATGCACGCCTTCATAAACCTTGCCGTCTAGAATCATTCCGGAGCCCACTCCTGTGCCAATGACGACATAGAGCAGTGAATCCCGTCCCTTGGCGGCGCCAAATTCACGTTCTGCCAATGCACCAACTCGTGCGTCACCTTGAACGACGCAAGGCACCGAAAACTCTTCCTCAAACCACTGTTTCAAATTGACGTTGTGAAGACTCAGGTTTGAGGCATGCATCACAACACCATCGCGTGAATTCACGAACCCCGGTACGCCGATGCCGATGCCTGCCAACTGTCCGATACGGAGACCCCGAGCTTGCTCCATCAGTTGACGAACGGCTGTTGCCATGTTCGTTATGATTTCCTCGCGGGTATTTTTTGATGAATACGTTTTCAGCCGGATGTCGCCGAAAGACTGTGAACTTCCGTTGAATACCCCAGCCTTAACCGTTGAACCACCAACGTCGAGACCGATTACGTAAGACATTCAAGCATCGAACCTCTCTCTTGCTGTCAAATCGATGCAACGATTTCAAGTCGCCGTGATGACTTCGAAACACAGCGTCATCGAGAAACCTGAAACCCATATTTATTGAGTACGGTGGTCAAGCTCGCGTAGGCCACGCCCACGTATGCAGCTGTGGAGTTGAGTGAGGACACCCGGACCTTGAGGTTGCGCTCAAATCCCGGCAGCATCGCTTCGTACAGGCCCTCAGTAATCGCCGCAAGCATGACCTTACTGCCTGTCACTGCTTCTCCGCCGAACACCACACTATCGCAGTTTAAAACGTTCACCGTGTTGCCAGCCACAGTTCCGAGCATCCGGCCCGCATCGTGCAGGACATCGATAGCCACGCCATCTCCAGATTCTGCCCGCCTGGCCAAGCCTTGAATGGTGACACTCGCACTGTCGCCAACTGAGCTGTCTTGTTTGTTGCCTTGTTCCTCAGTCAAGCGAACATATCTCTGCAGCATGGCTGGCTCCGAAACAAAAGTTTCCAAGCATCCTCGCTTGCCACAGTTGCATCTGTCGCCACCAGCTTTGACGACGATGTGTCCGAGCTCACCGGCCATTCCCGAGGACCCCGTGTAGAGCGAGCGATGGACGATAAGTCCTGCGCCAACACCGGTTCCGACGGCGACGTACAACATGTTTTCGGCGTTTTCCTCGTGTTCGACACCGTACAGAAATTCTCCATACGCGGCAGCGTTGGTATCATTTTCGACGATGACAGGGAGTCCAAACTCTTGTTCAAGCAGCTCGTTCAAATCCAGGTCATGCCAGTCGAGGTTGGTTGCCGACACAATTCTGCCCGTCATCGAATCCATTAAACCAGGTGCAGCAATGCCGATGCTTAAGGTGCTAAAACCTTTCGTATTGCACCAAGCCCTAGCCTCAGACAGGGCTTTGACCAATTCGACGTACAAGCTTTGCCCGCTCATGTTGGTCTTTTCATGGAACCATTCTTTTAACACCTGAAAAGAGAGGTCAAGCACACCTATTGCAATATTCGAACCTGTCAAGTCTGCGCAGATGAAGTAGCCGCCCTGTGGATTAATCTCTAGAAGTCTTGGTCTCCGCCCCCCCGTTGACGTTGCATACCCACACTCTCGAATAAATCCACTGCCTTGGAGCTCGCCGGTGATAACGGAAACGGTACTCGCTGCGAGTCCCGTCTGTTCCGCGATATCAACTCTCGAGATAGGGCCACGATGTTGGATTAAGCGGAATATGGAGTTCATGTTTAAATCACGAAGTACTACGCTGTTTGCACCTTCCATAGCAACTTCTCCCACTTACTTCGTTCGCCGATAAAAGTTAGTTATGCACGAAGTATGCCCCCTAAACGGGCTATTGTCAATAGTCAAACAATAATTATTAGGAAACCAACGTAAGTTTCAGGGTGTCGTTGAGAGAGTCGGTTAACAAGTGCCAGCGAGGGGTGTCGTAAAGGTCGGCGAGCAATTAGGAAGTCGGTCACCCATCGTGAAATCTTTTTGTACGGCTGAAGACTATAGCTGCACAGGAACCAGTCGTTCTATCGTGTTGGTAGTGCGCCAAGGGTTTGAGTCAGATACTCCACCAAATGGGATGCATCTAAGGTGTCGCTGATGTAGCCGATATATCCGTCGGGGCGGATGAGCAGCAAACTTCCCGGTACCAGACCATACCGCTTCGCAAAAGATGCCGTATCGTCCGGAATCACGCGAAAGTTGAGGCCGCTGAGTCCAGACTTGTCAACCGTCATCTCGCGCTCTACACCCATGAGCTCCAGGACATGTCCCCACGACATGAGTGCTTCAACGAGTGCTGATGGGACACCAGTCGACAAGTCCATCACGAGGTGATGCTTGGTGCTCGAGAGCAGGTCGTAAAATCGCTTGACTCCAATCTGAGCACCTGACAGCATGTTATCCGGTGCCCTATCACCGGCGCGCAGCACTCTTCGCGCTGCTCCAGGCGCTCTCGTGAAGTGTTCAGCGACGATTGGACTTCTACGATAGTGAATCGCAGTCTCGGCGAGTTGACCCGTCATTCGCTCCTGCACGACATTCATGTGGGCGAGCATGGGCGCAAGGTGATTTCGTAGGAACTTGACCACCCGGCTCCGCGATGTTGCGCCACGAAGAAGCCCGTCTGATAAGCGCAGAACTGATTCCGCGACCGCCAAACGCTCCACTTGATATGAGTCCAGCAATGATTGAACTGCCGAGCCCTCAGCCACCAGCGCCAGTTTCCAAGCCAAGTTGTAGGCGTCCTGTATGCCCGTATTCATGCCTTGTCCACCCGCCGGACTGTGAATATGTGCCGCATCTCCAACCAAAAATATACGGCCAAATCGCGTTTGCTTCGCGTGTCGTAGATGAGAGTGGAACGTATCCATCCAAACGGCATCGGATAACGTTGCCGCAACGCCACAGCGACTGTCCACCATCTGCTGAAACCACTCCAGTGTAGGGGCCAACGGAAGCTTTTCGTCTCCGTTCGTCGGATGTATGGAGGTCATCAGTCGGTAACGTCCCTCCCCGTATGGAAACGCAGCCACCAGTTCATCCGTGGTCAGGAACATCTGAATACGGTCTTGCGGGAGTGACCAATGGATTTTCACATCCGCTAGCGCAAACAGGTCTGGATAAGGTGTTCCTTCGAAACTCACCCCGAGTTGATGACGCACCGTGCTGTGTGCACCGTCACATCCAACAACCCAGCCCGTGTGGACAATTTCTTCGCGGCCATCTGAGTGCCGAAGCACTGCCGTCACACCGTCATCCTTCCCTGCCAGCGAAAGCAGTTCTACCTGCCGTTCCACTTCAACCGCGAACGTTTTCAGGTGATGGATGAGAATTTCCTCTGTCACACTTTGCGGTATGTCGAGAACAAAGGGATACGGAGAATCCAAATTTGCGAGATTCACTTCAGCCGTGCGATTGCCCGGTCCCAACCAAGCCGTCATGCCGCTTACGCGAAATCCGCGCGTCAAAAACGCATCCACGGCGCCCATTTGCTCGAATACTTCCAGCGTTCTTGCGTGAACTGCGAGCGCTTTAGAAAGTTGCGACGGTGCATGAGATTTATCGATGATACGCACGCTCACGCCGCGGCGAGCAAGTTCAGAAGCCATCGTCAGCCCAACGGGCCCAGCGCCAATCACAAGTACCTTCACGCAAATCTCTCCTTCATGCGAAGCGAGTGCTGTATCATGCCCAGGTTCCCCACAAGCTATGGCAATAACTGCGTACCCGCACGTCACGCGAACGAGGGCTGAAGAACTTGGCATTCGCGACAAACTGGAACAGACAATCACTCAGTCCCGTCGCCGCTTTCTTCATCTTGGGATTCCACACTGACAATCGTCTCCCACCCACCGTCCATAATTTCACGAACTGCCGCATGCGGTTGCCCAAACGCCATCCGCAGTTCTGGACGGGCGGATTCGCAACGCATGATTACCGACGACTTTCAAGTCGCAGCCCTTATGCGCAAGTAGAGTACGTGCTAGATGCCCTTATAACCTCTTGAATGAAATCGTTATCATTGACGCGATTGGAAATATCATGACACCTTGTGTTCGAACGGTTGCGCGTTGAGGTAGAGTAAACATAGGTGAATAGGTGTTTTAATAGGCTGTAGGCTAAACAGCTTGGTTCTCCTCCTCTATAGCGATAACCTCCCTTACTGCTTCTATGAACGATAATATGATTGGTGATAGCCACTTGTCTTTATGCCATAACATCTGTGTGTATACGTGCAAGTCCGGAATTTGCCACGGAAGAGCAACAAGTACGCCCCGTTCCACTTCGGCTTTTGTTACCATTTCGGGAAGAAAGGCAATACCGATTCCCGTAATTGCACATTGTTTAATAGCTTCAGCGTTTTGAAACTCCAAAAACGTAATACTATCGGTTCCCTCCTTCGCAAATGAGCGGTCAAACATGGTTCGATAAGTACAACCCTTTTCGTTCGTTAGAAATACTTCTCCGTGAAAATCCTCCGGTTGTAGCACAGTTCGTTTCGCGAGTGGATGGTCTGGAGCAACGAAAAAGCGGAAAGTTTCTTCCATCAATGATTCCACTTCAAGTCCTGTTGAGCGAATGGGTTCGTCCAACATAAAGACTACATCGGCAGTTCCATCAAAGAGGGTTTGCTTAAGTTGTTGATTTAGAACAGAGTGGAAGATGAGACGAACACCCGGATGGCGCGAACGAAATAGGTGAAAGGCCGCTGGAAGCCGATAGGCGCAAAGAACCTCGTTAGCACTTATAGTTAGGGTGCCACTTAGATTGTTTTCATCATCACGAACAACGCTACGAGCTTCGTCCAATTTGTTTAGAACGCTTTGGATATGAATTAAAAAGCGATTACCTGCAGTTGTGCGAACCAGCTGCTTGCCCAAGTGCATATTCCGGGGCTTTTGGACACTGAATCCGGAAAGTCGTGGACAGTCGTTCCGAAAAGTCTTGGACAGTGAGTCCAGAAACTCTTGGACACTTTCCGTTCGTCCATGTGGGATTACTTTGAATTAAACAAATTTCTTAGTTCGTTGCAACAGTTTTGTCTCCCTCAGGAGCGTTTTTTACCCCACTCAGTAGCTTTCGCATCGACTCCCCTTTCAGTTGAATCTTGTATGCGTCGTGGACTAGGCGGTCCAGCACAGCGTCTGCTAGAGTCGAGTCAGAAAATTGTTCGTACCACAGTTCTACTGGTATTTGACTAACCACACAGGTTGAATGTTGGCGTACTCTGTCATCGAGAATGTCCAGTAGTTCTCGAGCCTCTGGTGCTGAGAGGTTGGCCAGGCCCCAGTCATCTAAGATGAGTAGGTCTATCTTTGCAAGTGCTTTGGAAACGCGGCCATATGAACCATCTCCTTTGGCCATCATCATCTGGTGAAGGAGACGAGAGAGCCGATGGTACTGTACCTTAAAGCCAAGCCTACATGCGCCCGTGGCCAAGGCACAGGCTAGAAAGGTTTTGCCCGCTCCGGTACGACACAGCACATGATAAGTACATTTCGCAAGAGAAAGTTATTATGAGCTTCCTAGGACACCCTTTACACGGAAACGAGTTTCTTTTACTAGGTAAACAACAATGTAAGGACGGGCCGTACTACAAGGTACAATTAGCCGACGAATCGATTGGCTGTCTGCCGGCGAGGTGGTTCGATTCCCAATCTGGTCAAAATGTAACATCAGATGAGTCGGCCCTGCTTGCATCTATTGAGGCTATACGCAAGTTTCTGTTGCTTGTTGATCATCTTGAAAATAGAACTCCTCCGAACGTAGAGTGAATTTGCGCGAACAAATCTCACAATCGTTAGGAGGAGCTTGCATGAGACAGGTTAGTTTGTTTGAGGACGAAAATCAAGTAGATTTATCCGCACCGGAATGGGCCTCCCTCCCTGAAGAATGTCGCATCAAGGTAATCCGAGCCATTGCTGCCCTACTGTGTCGAATAGAGCACGTCAGAGAGGGGCGTAACATCCTTGAATAACGCCCATTCTAAAATCACGCACAGGCAATTGGAACGAAAGGCATGTGTATATGTTCGTCAATCTACAATGTCGCAGGTTCTTGGCCATTTAGAAAGCCAGCAAAGACAATATGAGTTAGTTGAACGTGCTAAGACCTTAGGCTGGGTAGCACCACAGATTCTAGTTATAGACCAGGACCTAGGGCAGAGTGGTGCGGACGGAGGACGTGCCGGATTCAAGCAGCTCGTTGCAGACGTCGGACTCGGTGATGTTGGTATCATTCTTGGACTCGAAGTCTCTCGTCTTGCCCGGAACAATGCGGATTGGTACCACTTGTTGGACCTATGTGCAATGTGTAATACACTGATCGCTGATTCGGATGGAGTCTACGATCCTTCGTCGTACAATGATCGGTTGCTACTAGGGTTAAAGGGAACGATGAGTGAGGCTGAACTGCATCTCATTCGCAGTCGGATGCAAGGTGGTTTATTGCATAAAGCTCAGAAGGGGGAACTCAAAACTTGGCTGCCGGCTGGCTATGAGTATGATGACGATGACAAAGTGGTGGTTGCGCGTAATGAAGCGATTGTGACAGCCATCCAACTGGTCTTTCAACAATTTCTTGTACTGAAAACGGCCAGACGGGTGCTCACCTGGTTTCGGGCCGAAGAAATTCAAGTTCCTGTCATGCACCCAAGTAAGGGCCTAACATGGAAACTCCCCACTTATAAAACGATCCACGGGATCCTGACCAATCCTATATACGCTGGCACTTTTGTGTTCGGTAGAACTAAATATGAAAAGTCTATAGGGCCAGACGGTCGGCTTCAGGTGAAAGCCAGGCAGGTGGCCCGCGAGGAATGGCCCATTGTAATTCACGATCATCATGAGCCCTATATTTCTTGGGATACCTTTGTTACCAACCAGGAACTCCTACGTCGGAACTTTAAAGGCCCCCGGAACTCAGGTTCCCCCCAGCAGGGAGCGGCCTTACTTCAGGGGCTGCTAGTTTGCGGAAAGTGTGGCCGCAGGATGTTGGTTTCTTATGGCGGTAAAGGTGGCAACGTGCAGAGATATATTTGTGGCCAAGCACAAAGAATGCAAGGGGCCGAGCATGTCTGTCAAGGACTTGGCGGAAAGCGCTTGGACCAGCACGTTGCTCGCCTTTTTCTTGACACCGTAACACCCGCCAGATTAGCAATTATTGGTGAAGCAATGGAGCAGGCCGAAATGAGACATGTTGCTGAGGAAAAACTTCTTGAGAAGCAACTTGAAAAGGCTCTTTACGATGCTGAACGTGCCAAACGGCAATACGATCGAGTTGAGCCGGAAAACAGACTGGTTGCTCGTACGATGGAAAAAGCTTGGGAGCGAGGGTTGCGTGAAGTGCAACGCGTACAAAAGCTGCTTGAGGAGCGTCGGGACCGCAAACATAATCCCTTAACTGCCGAAGAAAAGAGTCGGATACATGCTCTGGGAAGGGGGCTGAAAAGGGTCTGGAATTCACCACAAACTACCAATAGGGATCGAAAGGAACTCCTTAGAACACTCATTAGGAGCATCGTAGTTCTTGTTGATCAAGAGCAGCGTGTGGCCCGTTGCACGGTTCAATGGGAGGGCGGTGCTGTCACGCATTTTACCAGCCCACTCAATAAGGTCGGGCATCACGGAAATTCTACAGAAGAGGAGACGGTCGACCTTGTTCGACGTTTAGCGCTTCATTACCCTGATGATGTGATTGCACGGATTTTGGTACGTCAACACATTCGCACTGGAAAGGGTAACAATTTCAACGCGGGCCGAGTCTGTTCACTCAGAAATCACTATAACATTCCCGTCTTCTCCGGCCATTCAAACACGTCCGAGACTGAAAACATGTATACCGTAGCCCAGGCTGCTGACGAACTAAGCGTGAGTACTGCTACCGTGCTGAGATGGTTGCGAGAGGGTTTCATTCAAGGGCAGCAAGTTGCCCAGGGGGCTCCTTGGCAGATTGAAATTACCGACCATCTACGGGAACGGCTGGTGAACGAGCCATCTGTGGATTGGGTTGAGTTAAGAGTAGCTGCGGATCGTCTGAACTGTACGAGACAGACCGTATTGAATCGCATGCGCAGTGGACTGTTGCCCGCTGTCTATGTTCAAAATGGTAAGCGAAGGGGATACCGATTTCATGTTCCGCTAGCGCCGACAGAAGTGCCCTTTCTCTGAACAGGAATAGGACAAATATTGCAAATTCGAACGATCTAAGATTTGATGTAGATAAGCGATTCTAGTGAACAAGGGTATTAGCCAATTGAGTAGGTTTTTGGCTGAGCACTTTCAACCCCATTTGCAAAAGGTCTAATTCTTCTGGTGACAGCACTAACTTACACGAAGACGGTGAAATTTAGCTGCAATTCACTGGGGATTAGACCTTTCGAGTGGCCAAATAGCGAGGAGGAGTACCATGACACAGGACCTGTGGGGCCGGAGATCAGTAAATTGTGTCGTTCTGTCAGCCACTGGCCTGTGAGCAATTGTTGGATGAGTGAGCGGTCTAAGCCCCTGGGTACTTGGTAGTCAATCTCTTCCGGCGCCGCCTGAACCCTGAGATGAGCGGCTTGGAGCAGCCGAGATAACTGGCGGTTCTGACGGAGCGTCCATTCATGGTCGACCAGGAGTCCAAGGCGGTCGTCAAAGGTCAGTTCTGCGGCGTGAGCATCCTTGAGTTGGCGAGAGTAGGCGTCTGCCATGCCGTTGAGTCGAAGTTGGCGAAGTGTGTTAATCGTTTGGTTACTGAGCATTGATAGATTCCCCCTAAGAGATTTTAATGGGGTTGACCGGTGTCCGTTGCACCCGAACACCGGCACCCGTTCATACTCGAACTAGTTTGGCTTCCCGGTTGAAAAACTGGAGCTATAGTACGCAGCCCCACGAACGTTTTCATGAATCGGCGTGGGTTTATCGGTGTCGAGGTCTAACGTCACCTGATCAATGCCGGCTTCGAGAATGGATTTCACGCTACGATACGTACACGCATTGATGGAAACCGCATGTGCACAAGCTGACTCGATTCGTTCTCTGCTATATTTTTTTGCGAGAGCCTGTAGCCCTAGACAGGAGCGGTAGGCCTGTTGAGGATGCGCTTTTCGATGCAAAATCTGTTCTGTCACTGTGGCTGTGTATGGTCCGAAAGTTTTGCCCCAGTTGATAAACTTTTCTGGCGTCCATTCCATGTGCGCCAGATGGGACTTTGGCATATGGGCTGGTTCAGTGATGTGCCTGTATTTGCTATGTGTTTCTCGAACGTGGCTCGTAACCCGTTTTCCACGCAAAAACACCTCAACAATCTTTTCGCTGATGCGTACATCCACGTACTCTCGCACCAGTGAATAGGGCACACTGTAGTAGTTCTTGTCGACCTCGATATGATAGTCTGGAGCCACACGGGCCTGAACCCAACGAGCAAACTCGTAGGGGATGGCCGGTAGCGCTCGGAGGGCCGGCTTATCCACGGCGGCAAACAGGGATGCGCGCGTGCCCTTCAGCTTTTGAAACGGCTTATTGTTGAGCGTTTCCAAGGCGTCATGAATCGCAGTATTCAACTCCCCAAGACTAAAGAACCTTCGATTTCTCAGGGCTGCGAGAATCCACTGCTCGACGATCTTGACGCCCGCCTCGACCTTCGGCTTGTCTTTCGGTCGGTAGGGCCGTGCTGGCATGACGGCACAGCCATAATGTCGCGCCATTTCAGCGTAGGTTCGGTTTGTAGAGGGTTCATAACGGTCTGACTTCTTAACTGCCGATTTCAAATTGTCCGGAACGATGAGTTGGGGTACGCCGCCAAAGTACTGAAAGGCATTCACGTGTCCACCAATGAAATCTCCGAGGCTCTGCGACCATTGTCCTTCCGCGTACGTGTAATTACTGGCTCCAAGCACAGCAACGAAGATCTCCGCCTCCCGGATCTCCCCAGTGTCTGGGGCGATGATTGATACCGTTTGTCCTGCGTAATCCACAAACATCTTTTCACCACCGCGGTGCTGCT
The Alicyclobacillus curvatus genome window above contains:
- a CDS encoding sugar ABC transporter permease yields the protein MSNVFKGRQRTVIYLTMIPGLLVFVLFGIVPSISTLIISFTNFTAVPGLPTTFIGLANYVHIFVNDSQGIIQSVKDTLLFAAGVTILQNLLGLWMANALSKKFPGVRFFRTLVFMPAVLGVTIIGLMWTLIFSPSGGPAASVLGWFGTSSAFFGSTSWALPLVIFVQIWANLGFTTVVFIAGINTVPKELTEAAKIDGATGWTNFWRITFPMIAPSVTVNVILAAAGSLRTYDLIYVLTDGTNNTNTLGMYMFNTAFQGSSNLGLGAGIGVLQFILTVVVVLVLQKYLTRREEAMS
- a CDS encoding LysR family transcriptional regulator → MHLGKQLVRTTAGNRFLIHIQSVLNKLDEARSVVRDDENNLSGTLTISANEVLCAYRLPAAFHLFRSRHPGVRLIFHSVLNQQLKQTLFDGTADVVFMLDEPIRSTGLEVESLMEETFRFFVAPDHPLAKRTVLQPEDFHGEVFLTNEKGCTYRTMFDRSFAKEGTDSITFLEFQNAEAIKQCAITGIGIAFLPEMVTKAEVERGVLVALPWQIPDLHVYTQMLWHKDKWLSPIILSFIEAVREVIAIEEENQAV
- a CDS encoding ATP-binding protein, with product MLCRTGAGKTFLACALATGACRLGFKVQYHRLSRLLHQMMMAKGDGSYGRVSKALAKIDLLILDDWGLANLSAPEARELLDILDDRVRQHSTCVVSQIPVELWYEQFSDSTLADAVLDRLVHDAYKIQLKGESMRKLLSGVKNAPEGDKTVATN
- a CDS encoding ROK family protein; this encodes MSYVIGLDVGGSTVKAGVFNGSSQSFGDIRLKTYSSKNTREEIITNMATAVRQLMEQARGLRIGQLAGIGIGVPGFVNSRDGVVMHASNLSLHNVNLKQWFEEEFSVPCVVQGDARVGALAEREFGAAKGRDSLLYVVIGTGVGSGMILDGKVYEGVHSVAGEIGHTIVQPDGNICACGKRGCLETLVSGPMLIRAYQRRVGPQEITAKTLSERATAGEPDAVAVFRQAAQDLAFALSNYCTILDPSIVVIGGGVSLAGPVLFEPLREFFSVYASALASRSIKIVPAQLGDRSGVVGASLLVKEFLANTD
- a CDS encoding FAD-dependent monooxygenase gives rise to the protein MPSSSALVRVTCGYAVIAIACGEPGHDTALASHEGEICVKVLVIGAGPVGLTMASELARRGVSVRIIDKSHAPSQLSKALAVHARTLEVFEQMGAVDAFLTRGFRVSGMTAWLGPGNRTAEVNLANLDSPYPFVLDIPQSVTEEILIHHLKTFAVEVERQVELLSLAGKDDGVTAVLRHSDGREEIVHTGWVVGCDGAHSTVRHQLGVSFEGTPYPDLFALADVKIHWSLPQDRIQMFLTTDELVAAFPYGEGRYRLMTSIHPTNGDEKLPLAPTLEWFQQMVDSRCGVAATLSDAVWMDTFHSHLRHAKQTRFGRIFLVGDAAHIHSPAGGQGMNTGIQDAYNLAWKLALVAEGSAVQSLLDSYQVERLAVAESVLRLSDGLLRGATSRSRVVKFLRNHLAPMLAHMNVVQERMTGQLAETAIHYRRSPIVAEHFTRAPGAARRVLRAGDRAPDNMLSGAQIGVKRFYDLLSSTKHHLVMDLSTGVPSALVEALMSWGHVLELMGVEREMTVDKSGLSGLNFRVIPDDTASFAKRYGLVPGSLLLIRPDGYIGYISDTLDASHLVEYLTQTLGALPTR
- a CDS encoding ROK family transcriptional regulator, producing the protein MEGANSVVLRDLNMNSIFRLIQHRGPISRVDIAEQTGLAASTVSVITGELQGSGFIRECGYATSTGGRRPRLLEINPQGGYFICADLTGSNIAIGVLDLSFQVLKEWFHEKTNMSGQSLYVELVKALSEARAWCNTKGFSTLSIGIAAPGLMDSMTGRIVSATNLDWHDLDLNELLEQEFGLPVIVENDTNAAAYGEFLYGVEHEENAENMLYVAVGTGVGAGLIVHRSLYTGSSGMAGELGHIVVKAGGDRCNCGKRGCLETFVSEPAMLQRYVRLTEEQGNKQDSSVGDSASVTIQGLARRAESGDGVAIDVLHDAGRMLGTVAGNTVNVLNCDSVVFGGEAVTGSKVMLAAITEGLYEAMLPGFERNLKVRVSSLNSTAAYVGVAYASLTTVLNKYGFQVSR
- a CDS encoding extracellular solute-binding protein, whose product is MGVKKIGKTLSPFAIVALSAALVAGCGTTTTNQTASSGNNSSPSNNAQSSSTSDKGPLKIIMWVNPPAVAAVKKINSEFEQKYGVQVQLQTTANDTAGYQTAQQTAVQAGTADIMAIQPFNPMPQKMTSNNMTNVQQWAANNVFMPLNNEPWVANFSASDLGAAAYNGKDYGMVTGVYQTGLFYNKDIFAKYNLQPPTTYNEFVNVSNVLKSHGVTPVWTGLAGGATLYVQFMMDPFMQSLLAPTLGDASASAALASGKVKWTDPAMIKAFQREQNFAKNYLEPNYAGENWQQMPGDFAAGKAAMLLDGSWDLSSVLQANPKMQIGYFPIPGSNTASNNQSIANPDLTWVVLNNSKHKALAEEWLNFFASKDIYNQYVQMTGISPSEQGTYTSATATIMGKWFGTGRVISQTPDWMIPSGPYYLQPTNFWNEQLKMLQGGITPDKLAQEYQQSQDQASK